One Gemella haemolysans ATCC 10379 DNA segment encodes these proteins:
- a CDS encoding cysteine desulfurase family protein: MANIYLDYAATSRKHFDIIEKNMNILKEVYANPSSGHTLGKKNNRLVREGREKIANTLNASSNEIIFNSGGTESNNTVFNHVLTRFETGEIIISSIEHPSVRASAKRLERFGFKVHELSVDESGAISLDELKEKINSKTVLISIMLANNETGVLNPIKEVSELIADKNILLHSDIVQALGKVEIDVKELGLDFASASAHKIGSLNNFGFLYAKDGDVEPLLLGGGQENGLRSGTTDLLGILVLNDCLSETLNSIPALRELKHYFISELEKNEVEFEVNGSIENSLPNILNIYFKNIEAQRLITYLDARDVYISGGSACSSGNIKGSRIITEMYNIERAAHSVRMSVGFDTSKELIDEVVEKIATLEKRIKERN, encoded by the coding sequence ATGGCGAATATTTATTTAGATTACGCAGCAACATCAAGAAAACATTTTGATATCATAGAAAAGAATATGAATATACTAAAAGAAGTTTATGCTAATCCAAGTAGTGGCCATACTCTAGGAAAGAAAAATAATAGGCTAGTTCGTGAAGGTCGTGAAAAAATAGCTAATACTCTAAACGCAAGTAGTAATGAAATAATTTTTAATTCAGGTGGTACTGAAAGTAATAATACAGTATTTAATCATGTATTAACTAGATTTGAAACTGGAGAAATAATAATTTCATCTATAGAACATCCATCAGTTAGAGCTAGTGCTAAGAGACTTGAAAGGTTTGGATTTAAGGTTCATGAATTATCAGTAGATGAAAGTGGAGCTATATCGCTAGATGAATTGAAAGAGAAGATTAATTCTAAGACAGTATTGATTTCAATTATGTTAGCAAATAATGAAACAGGGGTACTAAATCCTATAAAAGAGGTTTCAGAACTTATTGCGGATAAAAATATACTATTGCATAGCGATATTGTTCAAGCATTAGGTAAAGTTGAAATTGATGTGAAAGAATTAGGATTAGATTTTGCTTCAGCATCAGCTCATAAAATTGGTTCGCTTAATAATTTTGGATTTTTATACGCAAAAGATGGAGATGTTGAACCATTACTTTTAGGTGGAGGTCAGGAAAATGGTCTTCGTTCTGGAACAACAGATTTATTAGGGATACTAGTTCTTAATGACTGTTTATCAGAGACATTAAATTCAATTCCAGCTCTTAGAGAATTGAAACATTACTTTATTTCTGAACTTGAGAAAAATGAAGTTGAGTTTGAAGTAAACGGATCTATAGAGAATTCATTGCCGAATATATTGAATATTTATTTTAAAAATATTGAAGCACAACGACTTATTACGTATCTAGATGCTCGTGATGTTTATATTTCTGGCGGATCTGCTTGTAGTTCAGGAAATATTAAAGGAAGTCGTATAATAACAGAGATGTATAATATTGAACGTGCTGCACATTCTGTAAGAATGAGTGTTGGCTTTGATACAAGCAAAGAATTAATTGATGAAGTTGTAGAAAAGATTGCAACTTTAGAGAAAAGAATTAAAGAAAGGAATTAA
- the mnmA gene encoding tRNA 2-thiouridine(34) synthase MnmA, translated as MNSNKKVVVGMSGGVDSSVTAYLLKQQGYDVIGVFMKNWEEKDDRGVCLAEKDYEDVIKVCEQLDIPYYSINFEKEYWDKVFTYFLDEYKKGRTPNPDIMCNKEIKFKVFLEYAEDLGADYVATGHYARVKDVDGERLMLRGVDNNKDQTYFLSQLKQHQIKNILFPVGELEKKDVRKIAEEAGLATAKKKDSTGICFIGEKNFREFLSQYLPAQGGKMVDLDGNVRGEHIGLMHYTIGQRHGLGIGGTKDTEGEAWFACGKDLENNVLYVCQGFHNEKLYSDSLLASSLSFTTKNPQPNKFTCTAKFRYRQPDTEVEVEVLEDNKVKVVYKEPVRAVTPGQAVVFYDGDVCLGGAIIDEVYKDGKKLQL; from the coding sequence ATGAATAGCAACAAAAAAGTAGTAGTTGGAATGAGTGGTGGAGTTGATTCATCGGTCACAGCATATCTTCTAAAACAACAAGGATATGATGTTATCGGTGTTTTCATGAAAAACTGGGAAGAAAAAGATGACAGAGGCGTTTGTCTTGCAGAAAAAGATTATGAAGATGTAATTAAAGTATGCGAACAATTAGATATTCCGTATTACTCTATAAACTTTGAAAAAGAATACTGGGATAAAGTATTCACTTACTTCTTAGATGAATACAAAAAAGGTCGTACACCTAACCCAGATATTATGTGTAATAAAGAAATTAAATTTAAAGTTTTCTTAGAATATGCAGAAGATTTAGGAGCTGACTATGTAGCAACAGGGCATTATGCACGAGTTAAAGATGTTGATGGAGAACGTTTAATGTTACGTGGTGTTGATAATAATAAAGATCAAACGTATTTCTTATCTCAATTAAAACAACATCAAATCAAAAATATCCTATTCCCTGTAGGAGAACTTGAGAAAAAAGATGTTCGTAAGATTGCAGAAGAAGCAGGTCTTGCTACAGCGAAGAAAAAAGACTCAACAGGTATTTGTTTTATCGGTGAGAAAAACTTTAGAGAATTTTTATCTCAATACCTACCAGCTCAAGGTGGTAAAATGGTAGACTTAGATGGAAATGTACGTGGAGAACACATCGGTTTAATGCACTATACAATCGGTCAACGTCACGGACTAGGTATTGGTGGAACTAAAGATACAGAAGGAGAAGCATGGTTTGCATGTGGTAAAGACCTTGAAAATAATGTATTGTATGTTTGCCAAGGATTCCACAATGAAAAACTATATTCAGATAGTTTACTAGCAAGTTCACTATCATTTACAACGAAAAATCCACAACCTAATAAATTCACATGTACTGCAAAATTCAGATATCGTCAACCAGATACTGAAGTAGAAGTAGAAGTATTAGAAGATAACAAAGTAAAAGTTGTTTATAAAGAACCGGTACGTGCGGTTACTCCAGGACAAGCGGTTGTTTTCTATGATGGAGATGTTTGTCTAGGTGGAGCAATTATCGACGAAGTATATAAAGATGGGAAAAAACTTCAACTGTAA
- a CDS encoding PH domain-containing protein: MANEMNLLNWTFFREVAIPQDIANLLINGEQPVAAFATIRDVAVFTDKRLIVKDAQGITGKKVEIYSLPYSSILMWSTENAGKIFDLNAEVELWTKVGKIKINLKKDIDIRRFDTLLAQYIL, translated from the coding sequence ATGGCTAACGAAATGAATTTATTAAACTGGACATTTTTTAGAGAAGTTGCTATCCCTCAAGATATTGCAAACTTATTGATAAACGGCGAACAGCCTGTCGCAGCTTTTGCAACAATAAGAGATGTTGCTGTGTTTACTGACAAAAGACTTATAGTAAAAGATGCACAAGGAATTACAGGGAAAAAAGTAGAAATCTATTCACTACCGTACTCTTCAATACTAATGTGGTCAACTGAAAATGCGGGTAAAATCTTTGACTTGAATGCTGAAGTAGAACTTTGGACTAAAGTTGGTAAAATAAAAATTAATCTAAAAAAAGATATCGATATTCGTAGATTTGATACATTACTAGCTCAATATATACTATAG
- a CDS encoding helix-hairpin-helix domain-containing protein encodes MNIKKEDVVLFFRQNVKSIILAFVCSLVLIIGGLFYFNKNKTEDYSGVSFSNISNETNNKDEKAENRHDEKIFVDVKGAVKHPGVFETTKDKRVKDLIEEAGGLLDDADTSTLNLSQKVKDQMVIYVLKHGEKPKQISDGGSSSSNTDVININTANKERLMKISGVGKTKAEAIISYREKNGDFKKKEDITKVHGIGKATFEKIKDKIEV; translated from the coding sequence ATGAATATTAAAAAGGAAGATGTCGTATTATTTTTTAGACAAAATGTTAAGTCTATTATTTTGGCATTTGTGTGTAGTCTTGTTTTAATAATCGGTGGTTTATTTTATTTTAATAAAAATAAGACAGAAGATTATAGTGGTGTTAGTTTTTCTAATATTAGTAATGAGACTAATAATAAGGATGAAAAAGCTGAAAATAGACACGATGAAAAGATTTTTGTTGATGTGAAAGGTGCAGTAAAACATCCTGGGGTATTTGAAACGACAAAAGATAAAAGGGTAAAAGATTTAATAGAAGAAGCCGGTGGACTTTTGGATGATGCTGATACTTCTACTTTGAATTTGAGTCAAAAAGTAAAAGATCAGATGGTTATTTATGTCCTTAAGCATGGTGAAAAGCCGAAACAAATATCTGATGGTGGTAGTAGTTCATCTAATACAGATGTGATTAATATTAATACTGCTAATAAAGAGCGACTTATGAAAATTTCAGGAGTTGGAAAAACGAAGGCTGAGGCAATAATTTCATATAGAGAAAAAAATGGGGATTTTAAAAAGAAAGAAGATATTACAAAAGTACATGGTATAGGTAAAGCTACTTTTGAGAAAATTAAAGATAAAATAGAGGTATAG
- a CDS encoding ComE operon protein 2, which translates to MQRISWDEYFMAQSHLLSLRSTCSRLSVGATIVKDKRIVSGGYNGSIKGDEHCIDVGCKVVEGHCVRTIHAEINAILQCSKFGVGTEGATIYVTHFPCLNCTKSIIQAGIKEICYANDYRNNEYARELLEKSGVVVRKVDYDVNNVVERLLNK; encoded by the coding sequence ATGCAGAGAATTAGTTGGGATGAGTACTTTATGGCTCAAAGCCATCTATTATCACTTAGATCGACTTGTAGCAGATTATCTGTTGGAGCGACGATAGTTAAAGATAAGAGAATAGTTTCTGGTGGTTATAATGGTTCAATTAAAGGGGATGAACATTGTATAGATGTTGGTTGTAAAGTAGTAGAAGGGCATTGTGTAAGAACAATTCACGCTGAGATAAATGCTATTTTACAATGTTCTAAGTTCGGTGTTGGAACTGAGGGTGCAACTATCTATGTTACACACTTCCCATGTTTGAATTGTACAAAATCTATAATTCAAGCAGGGATAAAAGAAATTTGCTATGCAAATGATTATAGAAATAATGAATATGCTCGAGAGTTATTAGAAAAATCAGGAGTTGTCGTAAGAAAAGTAGATTACGACGTAAATAATGTAGTAGAAAGGTTACTAAATAAATAG
- a CDS encoding ComEC/Rec2 family competence protein codes for MIYLQLSLLALGAILLNYNVIISMLCIVIFLLITWKNKNLNARKTIICVIVFLAFFIRGAYEQKNNITHLGNGENKNLELVVSDRFDVNGAYVSSIGYLSDEKVLVSYIVKSEEEKKFFKEKFWGGKLLVNANIEDISEKTNFYSFDYKKYNENRGIFKRLTINEVQAVKNIDSVYFKFITFRNKLSLKINKELTFDKSGYFQALIFGDKGYLLKDDINSFKNLGTSHLLAISGLHIGVLISLIYFILLKFRVSIEYIEKIILIIVPLYMLLSGASASVLRAGFMIIFYILLRRKNIDKLGSLLFTFLILIMYNPLLIFNIGFQLSFLITFSLLMSESYIKKSKNKFHSALRISVISTLASIPILMYNFYNIVYISVFSNIILVPIFSVVIFPLVIFSYLVFLINAQVFNIICRPILNIAFKVFDKIQELFLIAQPIRIGKLNIFFIIVIFIVVLSILINLNKFKYMNAVYGVLVVILICLGATYTPKSYIEDVKIGKESVLYIRENKNNLLINTSNNIQNFYTDYRKNDKDYDIINQYDLLFNYEGKYKFDYLLLTSAKKNKSGYSLDLIAKGLVGKVVVIDSLEKKLQEIKNMAQYKKIDYIVLKEDIEMKFGKSSIYYHNKKVRVKNKNSEFEIEVDN; via the coding sequence ATGATATACTTACAACTTTCTTTACTAGCATTAGGGGCGATATTATTAAATTATAATGTAATAATATCTATGCTATGTATTGTTATTTTTCTACTGATAACTTGGAAAAATAAAAATCTTAATGCTAGGAAAACTATTATCTGTGTAATAGTCTTCTTAGCTTTTTTTATTCGGGGAGCATATGAACAAAAGAATAACATTACGCATCTAGGTAATGGTGAAAATAAAAATTTAGAACTAGTAGTTTCTGATAGATTTGATGTTAATGGAGCCTATGTGTCTTCTATTGGCTATCTTTCAGATGAGAAGGTGCTAGTGAGTTATATAGTCAAGAGTGAAGAAGAAAAGAAATTTTTTAAAGAAAAATTTTGGGGTGGGAAATTATTAGTAAATGCTAATATAGAAGATATTTCAGAAAAGACTAATTTTTATTCATTTGATTATAAAAAATATAATGAGAATAGAGGAATCTTTAAAAGATTAACTATTAATGAAGTTCAAGCGGTTAAAAATATAGATTCTGTATACTTTAAATTTATAACTTTTAGGAATAAATTGAGTTTGAAAATTAATAAAGAACTAACCTTTGATAAAAGTGGTTATTTTCAGGCTTTAATTTTCGGAGATAAAGGATATTTATTAAAAGATGACATAAATTCTTTTAAAAATTTAGGAACAAGTCATTTATTAGCTATCTCAGGATTACACATAGGTGTACTTATTTCTCTAATATACTTTATCTTATTAAAATTTAGAGTAAGTATTGAATATATTGAGAAAATTATCTTGATAATAGTTCCATTGTATATGTTGCTTAGTGGAGCTAGCGCTTCTGTTCTTAGGGCAGGTTTTATGATTATATTTTATATCTTGCTTAGAAGAAAAAATATAGATAAGTTGGGCAGTTTGTTATTTACTTTTCTAATATTAATAATGTATAATCCGTTACTTATTTTTAATATCGGTTTCCAATTATCATTTTTAATTACATTTAGTCTACTGATGTCCGAAAGTTATATTAAAAAATCTAAGAATAAATTCCATAGTGCGCTTAGAATCAGTGTAATTTCTACATTAGCAAGTATTCCGATATTAATGTATAATTTTTATAATATTGTTTATATTTCTGTATTTAGTAATATTATCTTAGTACCAATTTTTAGTGTTGTGATTTTTCCTTTAGTTATTTTTAGCTATCTTGTATTCCTAATAAATGCCCAAGTTTTTAATATTATTTGTAGACCAATATTAAATATTGCTTTCAAAGTATTCGATAAAATTCAGGAGTTGTTTTTAATTGCTCAACCTATTCGCATAGGTAAGTTAAACATATTTTTTATAATAGTTATATTTATTGTTGTTTTATCAATATTGATAAATTTGAATAAATTCAAATATATGAATGCTGTTTATGGAGTTCTTGTGGTAATTTTAATTTGTTTAGGGGCAACATATACGCCTAAATCATATATCGAAGATGTAAAAATAGGGAAAGAGAGTGTTTTATATATTAGAGAAAATAAGAATAATCTATTAATAAATACATCTAATAATATTCAAAATTTTTATACAGATTACAGAAAAAATGATAAGGATTATGATATAATAAATCAGTACGATTTGCTTTTTAATTATGAAGGAAAATATAAATTTGATTATTTACTTTTGACTTCTGCGAAAAAGAACAAGAGTGGATATTCTCTAGATCTTATAGCAAAAGGCCTGGTTGGAAAAGTTGTTGTAATAGATAGTTTAGAAAAAAAATTACAAGAAATAAAGAATATGGCGCAGTATAAAAAAATTGATTATATTGTTCTTAAAGAGGATATAGAGATGAAGTTTGGAAAGAGTTCTATTTATTATCATAATAAAAAAGTTAGAGTAAAGAATAAGAATTCTGAATTTGAAATTGAGGTAGATAATTAA
- the holA gene encoding DNA polymerase III subunit delta, which translates to MKNVYVIYGENFEAINDYEKSIAKKYLKDLDEFNYIKINMHENTLESLVYECRSSGLFGNEKVVVAENCNFLLAKPKKIKVEHNVDTLISYLDNISEEVVLILKISEKIDSRKKLIKKIKEVGEVKEFSNFDEKEIASYIVKTVAEANLKISRDDAEFLVNYTRLDFANIKKELEKLLLYCEEKKVIAREDIELLATRSLEYDVFSLTNELFGKNYSKLRVVYNSLVLKKEEPIFLLSLISGQLRIYYKVKVLLNEHYSQKDIARELGVHPYRVQLAAQGIRNYSVDKIMKTLILAADYDKLLKSSYMDKYLILDLFINKLIEELK; encoded by the coding sequence ATGAAAAATGTCTATGTAATATATGGTGAAAATTTTGAAGCCATTAATGATTATGAAAAGAGTATAGCTAAAAAGTATTTAAAAGACTTGGATGAATTTAACTATATAAAAATAAATATGCATGAAAATACATTGGAGTCATTAGTGTATGAATGTAGAAGCAGTGGTTTATTTGGGAATGAAAAAGTAGTAGTTGCAGAAAACTGTAATTTCCTACTTGCTAAACCTAAGAAGATTAAAGTAGAGCACAATGTGGATACATTAATAAGTTATTTGGATAATATTAGTGAAGAAGTCGTATTGATTTTAAAGATTTCTGAAAAGATTGATAGTAGAAAAAAACTTATAAAGAAAATTAAAGAAGTAGGAGAAGTTAAGGAATTTTCAAATTTCGATGAAAAGGAAATAGCTAGCTATATAGTGAAAACAGTTGCTGAAGCTAATTTGAAAATTTCAAGAGATGATGCAGAATTTCTTGTGAATTATACACGATTAGATTTTGCTAATATAAAAAAAGAATTAGAAAAACTACTTCTTTATTGTGAAGAGAAGAAAGTAATTGCTAGAGAAGATATCGAATTACTAGCAACAAGGAGTTTAGAATACGATGTGTTTAGTTTAACTAACGAGTTGTTCGGAAAAAATTATTCTAAACTAAGAGTAGTCTACAATTCTTTAGTGTTAAAAAAAGAGGAACCGATTTTCTTATTATCACTTATTAGTGGACAATTAAGAATATACTATAAAGTAAAGGTTCTACTAAATGAACACTATTCACAAAAAGATATAGCTAGAGAATTAGGAGTTCATCCATATAGAGTACAACTTGCTGCACAAGGTATTAGAAATTATAGTGTGGACAAGATTATGAAGACACTAATTTTAGCTGCTGATTATGATAAGTTATTGAAATCATCATATATGGATAAATATTTGATTTTAGATTTGTTTATTAATAAATTAATTGAGGAGCTAAAATAA